The sequence AAGCTCAGCAATTTTCTGGTCAACCAATTCCATAAATTGACTTTCTACTGTTGCTAACTTCTCCTTACTTTCATTTAGACTCGAACCTGTAACGCTAAAGTAAAACTTCATTTTAGGCTCCGTGCCAGATGGTCTTAAACAAACCCAAGTGCCATCTTCAAAATGGTATTTAATAACATTCGACTTTGGAAGTTCTATTGGCTTCTCTGTTCCATCCATTTCAGTTTTTACACTTGATAAATAATCCTCCACAGCGGTAACCTCCAGACCAGCTAATTGTTGAAGAGGCTGTGCTCGGAATGACGCCAATATTTTTTGAATTAATTCAGCGCCATCCTTCCCTTTTAATGTTAGAGAACGTAACCCTTCTAGGAAATATCCATACTGTTCAAATAGCTCCATTAAAGCATCATAAAGACTTTTGCCTTGTTTCTTGTAATAGGCACTCACCTCTGTTGCCATAATGGCCGCTTGTACTGCATCTTTATCACGGACAAAGTCACCGATTAAATATCCATAGCTCTCCTCATAGCCAAATAAAAATTTATATTCGCCCGTTGTTTCATATTCTTTTATTTTTTCACCAATAAATTTAAATCCTGTTAGAACATCTAAGGTAGTTACACCAAATGAATCCGCTATTTTTCTGCCTAGTTCACTTGTTACGATTGTTTTTATCATCACTCCGTTTTTAGGCAATGTTTCTTTTTCTTGTTTTTGTGTCAAAATATAATGTAATAATAATGCCCCTGTTTGGTTACCAGTTAAAACAACATATTCCCCTTGATCATTTCTCACTGCAATCCCTAGACGATCTGCATCAGGATCAGTCGCAATTAATAAGTCTGCATTAACTTTATGGCCTTCTTGAATGGCTAATTTGAAGGCAGCATGCTCCTCAGGATTCGGACTTTTTACAGTTGAGAACTCGGGATCAGGTAACTCTTGCTCGTTTACAATAAATACATGTTGATATTTTAATGCTTTTAACCCATCACGTACCGGTATATTTCCAGTTCCATGTAATGGAGTAAAGACGACTTTTAGATCCACTTCATCTGAAATCGTTGGGTTTTCAGAGATGGTAGTTAGTTTTTGATTGTAGGCTTGATCGACTTCAGGTCCGATGATTTTAATTAATCCTTTCTCCTTGAGAACCTTCTCATCGAGAACTTCGATTAATAATTCGTTTTCAATTTCGTTTACTTTCGAAATTATGACATCTGCACCTTCAGGCGGTAATTGTCCACCGTCAGAACCGTATACTTTATAACCATTATATTCTGGCGGATTATGACTAGCCGTTATAACAATTCCTGAAAATGCTTGTAAATAACGAACTGCAAATGACAGCTCTGGAGTTGGACGTAAAGAATCAAATACATAAGCTTGAATTCCCTTGGATGCTACTGTTTTCGCAGTCTCCATCGCAAACTCTGGTGAGAAATGACGAGAATCATACGCAATGACAACCCCGCGTTTTTTTGCCTCTTCCCCATTTCCTTCAATATATGAAGCTAAACCTGCTGAAGCTTTACGAATCGTATATATATTCATTCGATTTGTCCCAGCGCCTATTTCACCACGCATGCCACCTGTACCAAACTCTAAATCTTTATAAAAGGCTTCCTCTAAGCTTTTTTCATCATCTTTTATTTGATCTAATTGTTTTTTTACTACTGAATCTATTCCTTCAAACTGAAGCCATCTTTCAGCCTTCTGTTTCCAATTCATCTATGTACTCCTCCTTAAATTAAAGGGATTCTTTAGCTTAAAATATACCGTAAATCTAACAATTAATAAAGGACGTAAGAGCTTATAATCATTTGGATATTAAAAGAAGTTCTAATAGAAGAAAGCTTATTAAACTGTTTTTTAGGTAAATAAAAAATCCCTCTTAAACGGAGGGATTTTTTTAAGTCTTAAACT is a genomic window of Niallia sp. XMNu-256 containing:
- a CDS encoding phospho-sugar mutase, which encodes MNWKQKAERWLQFEGIDSVVKKQLDQIKDDEKSLEEAFYKDLEFGTGGMRGEIGAGTNRMNIYTIRKASAGLASYIEGNGEEAKKRGVVIAYDSRHFSPEFAMETAKTVASKGIQAYVFDSLRPTPELSFAVRYLQAFSGIVITASHNPPEYNGYKVYGSDGGQLPPEGADVIISKVNEIENELLIEVLDEKVLKEKGLIKIIGPEVDQAYNQKLTTISENPTISDEVDLKVVFTPLHGTGNIPVRDGLKALKYQHVFIVNEQELPDPEFSTVKSPNPEEHAAFKLAIQEGHKVNADLLIATDPDADRLGIAVRNDQGEYVVLTGNQTGALLLHYILTQKQEKETLPKNGVMIKTIVTSELGRKIADSFGVTTLDVLTGFKFIGEKIKEYETTGEYKFLFGYEESYGYLIGDFVRDKDAVQAAIMATEVSAYYKKQGKSLYDALMELFEQYGYFLEGLRSLTLKGKDGAELIQKILASFRAQPLQQLAGLEVTAVEDYLSSVKTEMDGTEKPIELPKSNVIKYHFEDGTWVCLRPSGTEPKMKFYFSVTGSSLNESKEKLATVESQFMELVDQKIAELSN